The Candidatus Thermokryptus mobilis genome contains a region encoding:
- a CDS encoding GumC family protein: MSENPVERTDGKPVEVGVWDYFYVIYKWRKFILINVFVLTFVAVIVALLLPVQYKATATVIAPQRSDIFGGLGGVITQSIREFAPFLRGLGGNQPPLFTYLAILNSRTAMEKVVERFNLIKVYDIKDSSMEKAIKKLRGNTDFEIDENGVLVINVYDEDKKRAADMANYFVEVLNEINIRLNTEEARNRRLLIERRYLQNLADLKSAEDTLKKFQQKYGIYYLPEQTKAAVTAAAELEAQIIAEEVKLGILRRQLGEDAPEVKLAKIQIEEMRKRLNQMKEGNDKIKDEMSLFVPFKDVPELGLQYLRLYRDYEIQSKLLEFILPLYEQAKIEEQRDVPVVQVLDRAVPPEKKARPFRTLIVVSVFASA, encoded by the coding sequence ATGAGTGAGAACCCAGTTGAGAGGACCGATGGAAAGCCGGTTGAAGTTGGGGTGTGGGATTATTTCTATGTGATTTACAAGTGGCGCAAGTTTATACTTATAAATGTTTTCGTTTTGACATTTGTTGCTGTTATCGTTGCACTTCTTCTTCCTGTCCAGTATAAGGCAACTGCAACTGTGATAGCTCCGCAAAGGAGCGATATTTTTGGTGGGCTTGGTGGGGTCATAACTCAATCAATTCGTGAATTTGCACCGTTTTTAAGGGGGCTTGGTGGGAATCAACCGCCACTTTTTACTTATCTAGCTATACTTAACAGCAGAACCGCAATGGAAAAAGTTGTTGAAAGGTTTAACCTTATCAAGGTTTATGATATAAAAGATTCCTCAATGGAGAAGGCGATAAAGAAGCTTCGGGGTAATACGGATTTTGAAATTGATGAAAATGGGGTTCTCGTGATAAATGTTTATGATGAAGATAAAAAGCGAGCAGCTGATATGGCGAATTATTTCGTTGAGGTTTTAAATGAGATAAACATAAGGCTTAACACTGAAGAGGCGAGGAACAGAAGGCTTTTGATTGAGCGCAGGTATCTTCAGAATCTTGCGGATTTAAAGTCGGCAGAGGATACTTTAAAGAAGTTTCAGCAGAAGTATGGAATTTATTACTTGCCCGAGCAAACGAAGGCAGCTGTTACAGCTGCAGCTGAGCTTGAGGCTCAGATAATAGCCGAGGAGGTAAAGCTTGGGATTTTACGCCGACAACTCGGCGAGGATGCGCCGGAGGTGAAGCTTGCAAAAATTCAAATTGAAGAGATGAGAAAACGTCTCAATCAGATGAAGGAGGGAAACGATAAGATAAAAGATGAGATGAGTTTGTTTGTTCCGTTCAAGGATGTGCCAGAACTTGGTCTTCAATACCTTAGATTGTATCGGGACTATGAGATTCAGAGCAAGCTTCTTGAGTTCATCCTTCCACTTTATGAGCAGGCGAAGATAGAGGAGCAAAGGGATGTCCCTGTGGTTCAGGTTCTTGATCGCGCAGTTCCGCCGGAGAAAAAAGCAAGACCATTTAGGACATTGATCGTTGTCTCGGTTTTCGCTTCAGCA